One Archaeoglobus neptunius DNA segment encodes these proteins:
- a CDS encoding Lrp/AsnC family transcriptional regulator yields MDEKDLKILEMLVQNARIPKTKIAKELNVTEAAVRKRISNLERREEILGYRAIVNYKKVGISASLTGVDVEPEKLWEVVEKLKKMSQVKSLWLTTGDHTIMTEIVARSVKELSEIHESIADMPGVKRVCPAVVTDILK; encoded by the coding sequence GTGGACGAAAAAGATTTGAAAATACTCGAGATGCTTGTTCAGAATGCAAGGATTCCAAAAACGAAGATAGCGAAAGAGCTGAATGTAACTGAAGCCGCAGTAAGGAAGAGAATTTCCAATCTCGAGAGAAGAGAGGAGATTCTTGGATACAGGGCTATTGTGAACTACAAGAAGGTGGGAATAAGTGCATCCCTTACGGGCGTTGATGTTGAGCCTGAAAAACTGTGGGAGGTAGTTGAAAAACTAAAGAAGATGAGTCAGGTTAAATCGCTGTGGCTCACAACTGGCGATCACACAATCATGACCGAGATCGTTGCGAGATCGGTAAAGGAGCTTTCCGAAATTCACGAATCTATTGCGGATATGCCCGGTGTGAAGAGGGTCTGCCCTGCTGTTGTTACGGACATTCTGAAGTGA